A genome region from Arthrobacter agilis includes the following:
- a CDS encoding acetyl/propionyl/methylcrotonyl-CoA carboxylase subunit alpha has product MSQSPLAPSASPDASSPADTRTAQHHVTKVLVANRGEIAVRVIRAARDEGIASVAVYADPDRNALHVRMADEAFALGGDTAAESYLVADRILEAAERSGADAIHPGYGFLSENAEFAQRVIDAGLTWIGPSPDSIAQLGDKVQARHIAERVGAPLVPGTKDPVESVQEVIDFADEFGLPIAIKAAFGGGGRGIKVVRSHEEIPELYESAVREATAAFGRGECFVERFLDAPRHVETQCLADAHGNVVVVSTRDCSLQRRNQKLVEEAPAPFLSVEQNARLYEASKAILREASYQGAGTCEFLVGQDGTISFLEVNTRLQVEHPVSEEVTGLDLVREQFRIARGEELGYGDPEVRGHSFEFRINGEDAGRGFMPAPGTVQTLTLPSGPGVRVDSGIEAGEVIGGNFDSMLAKLIVSGATREQALQRARRALDEMVIEGMPTVLPFHAAVVADPAFAPAEGAFSIHTRWIETEFDNTIEPWKGPAEAAPEEDTRQRVVVEVGGRRLEVVLPAGLGASSNGKAGAPAKTKKSARARGGKAAVSGDELTSPMQGTIVKVAASDGDVVAEGDLIVVLEAMKMEQPLTAHRAGTLTGLKASPGDTVSAGSVIATIRD; this is encoded by the coding sequence ATGAGCCAGTCCCCCCTCGCACCGTCCGCGTCCCCGGATGCCAGCAGCCCTGCCGACACCCGTACCGCGCAGCACCACGTGACGAAGGTCCTGGTGGCCAACCGCGGGGAGATCGCCGTCCGGGTCATCCGTGCGGCCCGCGACGAGGGCATCGCCTCGGTCGCCGTCTACGCGGACCCCGACCGGAACGCGCTGCACGTGCGCATGGCCGACGAGGCCTTCGCCCTCGGTGGGGACACTGCCGCGGAGTCCTACCTGGTGGCGGACCGCATCCTCGAGGCGGCCGAGCGCAGCGGCGCCGACGCCATCCACCCCGGCTACGGCTTCCTCTCGGAGAACGCCGAGTTCGCGCAGCGTGTCATCGACGCCGGCCTCACCTGGATCGGGCCGTCCCCGGACTCCATCGCCCAGCTGGGCGACAAGGTCCAGGCCCGGCACATCGCCGAGCGCGTCGGCGCCCCGCTCGTCCCCGGCACCAAGGACCCCGTCGAGTCGGTACAGGAGGTCATCGACTTCGCCGACGAGTTCGGGCTGCCCATCGCGATCAAGGCGGCGTTCGGCGGCGGCGGCCGCGGCATCAAGGTGGTCCGCAGCCACGAGGAGATCCCCGAGCTGTACGAATCGGCCGTGCGCGAGGCGACGGCGGCCTTCGGCCGGGGCGAGTGCTTCGTGGAGCGTTTCCTCGACGCCCCGCGGCACGTCGAGACGCAGTGCCTCGCGGACGCCCACGGGAACGTCGTCGTCGTCTCCACCCGCGACTGCTCCCTGCAGCGCCGCAACCAGAAGCTCGTGGAGGAGGCACCCGCACCGTTCCTCTCCGTCGAGCAGAACGCCCGGCTCTACGAGGCCTCGAAGGCCATCCTCCGGGAAGCCTCCTACCAGGGCGCCGGCACCTGCGAATTCCTCGTGGGCCAGGACGGCACCATCTCCTTCCTCGAGGTGAACACCCGCCTCCAGGTGGAGCACCCCGTCTCCGAGGAGGTCACGGGCCTCGACCTCGTCCGTGAGCAGTTCCGCATCGCCCGCGGCGAGGAACTCGGCTACGGCGACCCCGAGGTGCGCGGCCACTCGTTCGAGTTCCGCATCAATGGCGAGGACGCCGGCCGCGGGTTCATGCCCGCACCCGGTACGGTCCAGACCCTCACACTGCCCAGCGGCCCCGGCGTCCGGGTGGATTCCGGCATCGAGGCCGGCGAGGTCATCGGCGGCAACTTCGACTCCATGCTCGCGAAGCTCATCGTCAGCGGCGCCACCCGCGAGCAGGCACTCCAGCGGGCCCGACGCGCCCTGGACGAGATGGTGATCGAGGGCATGCCCACCGTGCTGCCCTTCCACGCCGCCGTGGTCGCCGATCCCGCCTTCGCTCCCGCCGAGGGCGCGTTCTCCATCCACACGCGCTGGATCGAGACGGAGTTCGACAACACCATCGAGCCCTGGAAGGGCCCGGCGGAGGCGGCACCCGAGGAGGACACCCGCCAGCGCGTGGTCGTCGAGGTCGGCGGACGCCGCCTCGAGGTGGTCCTGCCGGCCGGACTCGGCGCGTCGTCGAACGGCAAGGCCGGCGCCCCGGCGAAGACGAAGAAGTCCGCGCGGGCCCGTGGCGGGAAGGCCGCCGTCAGCGGGGACGAACTGACCTCACCGATGCAGGGCACCATCGTCAAGGTGGCGGCGTCCGACGGCGACGTGGTGGCCGAGGGCGACCTCATCGTGGTGCTCGAGGCGATGAAGATGGAACAGCCGCTGACGGCCCACAGGGCAGGAACGCTGACCGGCCTCAAGGCCTCCCCCGGCGACACCGTCTCGGCCGGTTCGGTCATCGCGACCATCCGGGACTAG
- a CDS encoding Maf family protein, translated as MTARLILASKSPARTKLLTEAGIGHAILVSDVDEPAVVAAYGQLDPHDTSLLLARAKAEAVAALDDAEDALVLGCDSVFEFDGEAHGKPYEPAVAIERIRRMRGRSGVLHTGHWLVDTRDGGSGATIGAVSSATVHFGAMTDAEVEAYVASGEPLHCAGSFTIDGLGGAFIERVDGDPHAVVGLSISTLRALLHAAGVSVTELWAHAPAL; from the coding sequence ATGACGGCCCGCCTGATCCTCGCCTCCAAGTCCCCTGCCCGCACCAAGCTCCTGACCGAGGCGGGAATCGGCCATGCGATCCTCGTCTCCGACGTCGACGAACCCGCCGTCGTCGCCGCCTACGGGCAGCTCGACCCTCATGACACATCCCTGCTCCTCGCGCGGGCCAAGGCCGAGGCCGTCGCAGCCCTCGACGATGCCGAGGACGCGCTCGTGCTCGGCTGCGACTCCGTGTTCGAGTTCGACGGCGAGGCGCACGGCAAGCCCTACGAGCCCGCCGTGGCGATCGAGCGCATCCGCCGGATGCGCGGGCGCTCCGGCGTCCTGCACACCGGCCACTGGCTCGTGGACACGCGCGACGGCGGATCGGGCGCCACGATCGGCGCGGTGTCCTCGGCGACCGTCCACTTCGGGGCCATGACCGACGCCGAGGTCGAGGCGTACGTGGCCAGCGGTGAACCCCTGCACTGTGCCGGGTCGTTCACCATCGACGGGCTCGGCGGTGCCTTCATCGAGCGTGTGGACGGCGATCCGCATGCCGTCGTCGGGCTGAGCATCTCCACGCTGCGCGCCCTCCTGCACGCGGCCGGCGTCTCCGTCACCGAACTCTGGGCGCACGCTCCAGCCTTGTAG
- a CDS encoding AMIN-like domain-containing (lipo)protein: MITSRKAGRFPAALAALALAGGLGLAGAPPASAAYCDISWGSTAKAATSSSYSAPITNVRSGRHDCFDRLVIDTRGSAPGYRVRYTDAVRQPGSGAVVPLRGGARLVVTVIAPAYDDDGQATYQPDDRDELVDVRGYSTFRQVALAGSYEGWTTFGVGVRARLPVRVTVLPGRDGGSRVVVDVAHRW; encoded by the coding sequence ATGATCACATCGCGCAAGGCGGGGAGATTCCCCGCCGCACTCGCCGCACTCGCCCTTGCAGGAGGCCTCGGCCTCGCAGGGGCTCCGCCGGCATCCGCCGCTTACTGCGACATCTCATGGGGATCGACGGCGAAGGCCGCCACGTCCTCCTCCTACTCCGCTCCCATCACCAACGTCCGGTCCGGGCGGCACGACTGCTTCGACCGCCTCGTCATCGACACCCGGGGCAGTGCGCCCGGCTACCGCGTCCGGTACACCGACGCGGTCCGCCAGCCCGGCTCCGGCGCGGTCGTCCCGCTCCGCGGCGGCGCCCGGCTCGTCGTGACCGTCATCGCGCCCGCCTACGACGACGACGGCCAGGCGACCTACCAGCCCGACGATCGCGACGAGCTCGTCGACGTGCGCGGGTACTCGACCTTCCGGCAGGTCGCCCTGGCGGGCAGCTACGAGGGCTGGACGACCTTCGGCGTCGGGGTGCGGGCACGGCTGCCCGTCCGCGTGACCGTCCTGCCGGGACGCGACGGCGGCTCGAGGGTGGTGGTCGACGTCGCGCACCGCTGGTGA